The DNA window CTAAGTTTTGTGCTAGATCTTTCGGAACAATGACGTTACCTTCccagaaaatagaaaatagaaaatagtgtTGTGTACCAAATTTTGTGTTAGATCTTGCATAACACTAATACTTAGAGGATAGAGGTGTTTAAGGACCCCTTTGCTATTTTTGAAAGCTGTAATAGCTAGTGGATATGATTGAAAATAACTCTCAGATCCTGTGTCTATACTGTATgcaatatattactttatttgttTGATTTCAATGCAACTTTTGTGGTGGGTATGTTCTCCATGTGAGTTTTGAGATAGTCCTGGTCAGTGGCATGCTATAAGCCCATGCTCCACTTCCCTCTTGAGTTATTTATCTCAATTGTAGTTTAGTACAACTCTTAGCTAATAAGACTAAGATATTAGGATGATGAATACAACCTTAAGTGAAAAGGAGACATATGCGGtaacaagaagaaaaaaataacattAGACCACACCCCCTTAAGGTTTGTCAATTATAGTTGTCTAAGCGGAAACCAAGTTCATGCTAACTTCTAGATAGGTTTGTCCCTGCCTGGATATTTGAGTTTTTAATGAAATTTAACACTAGGCCCAATATAATGATGTAATCATGTACCATATATATAGTAATGGTTTGACTGATAAGCATTATAATTCGAGGGGAAATTTTGCATATATTTAGTTGGGCTTTTGTTCTATCACCACTCCATACTTACATGTTTTTGGTAGCAGACTACACTTGTAATTCGAGTAATGATTCATGAATTGAACAATTATGGGAGGATATGCTAATGACATACTATGGATGAATTTTGGATGGTGTTGGGCGTGTGATTATGGTTTGGTCGAGAACGGGTGCTGGGATATCCGCAAAGGATGGTTGACTTAAGTTACTTTGGCGTGGTCCGATAATAAATTTGCTATCCTAGTAGCTAGTGTATCATGATTAAAAAGTAAACATCTTATTAATAATATAACTGAGTAAGAGGGTTATCAAAGTATAACATTATCAAAGTACACTCAAACAAATTGCatccaaacaattcaaacaagtaTTCACATACCAACATTAATTCATGGTATGCCCCAGCTTCCAAACAGAGCCATCGTTTGAAACTCCTTGCCAACGACTCAATAGAACAATCTGATTTTTGAGTAGTAACAACTATCAGACCAGAACCTGGCATATATTCTCACAAAACACAATTAAAGCACAAACAGCACCACACCTTGCGGCCGAGAAAAGTAACTTAAACAACTCTTCCTAACAAACTTGAATTGTCACCATAACATTGTAGCAGTTAATGGaggaaacaaaacaaatacctaCTATTATGTATTATTCATCGACCCAACGTTTTAGATGATCTGTTATTTAAACAATGAAAGTGACCATATACAAGTGATGAAGTGATAAGTTAAGTTTTTCAAACTTATTCAATATTCTTATCCAGTTTACATTTCTTTCTTTCTCATTCTCTCACCCGATTTTTCGCTATTAGTCATCAATATCATCTTCATTCATGACCTCCCCATGATGATCAAAATAAACTCCAACTTCATTAAACAAACCAAGCAAATGCAACAACTCTTCGATCGATAACTTCGACGGCCTTTTATCATCAAACCCTCCCTCTCTAAGAACACCAACTACCTTTTCCTTAAACAAACAAACATCATTTTCTTCTCTAACCAAACCAGACACATTATTAAACTCCAACAGCTCCAAAACTTTCCTCTTACTCTTAAACGTAGCACCAAGCGTTTTATTCTTGTTATTAAAACATGTCCTAGTAAAAGCCCTCCATTGACGGAGATTAACGTCGGGAACGTTAACTTTAGGTCGAATTATAACGACGGAGGAATCAACTTTAGGTGGCGGGAGAAAATCTCTCTTGCTAACGTCCATAACAAACTCCACGTCAGCTAAAAGCTTAACGTTAACGGCTAACCGGTTAAACTCAGAGTCACCGGGATTAGCCAGTAATCTTCGAGCGAACTCTTTCTGAAGTAGAAGAGTCGCGCTCCGAAACGGTGTCGTTTCGTATATTAGTTTTATTATAAGTGGTGAAGAAATACCGTAAGGAATGTTCGCTACCACGAGATCGAACGGTGGAAACTCTGTTCTCAATGCATCTTTAGTTATcacctacaaaaaaaaaaaaaaatcacgtgGTTGAGTTGGGTTGGG is part of the Vicia villosa cultivar HV-30 ecotype Madison, WI linkage group LG2, Vvil1.0, whole genome shotgun sequence genome and encodes:
- the LOC131652056 gene encoding ribosomal RNA small subunit methyltransferase, mitochondrial yields the protein MLGATKRVPAFIPRFLHPLRQLHEGIEQNIHFHKSKGQHILTNPRILDTIVRKSAINPTDTVLEIGPGTGNLTLKLLEASHEVIAIELDHRMVHILENRAIKRNLRSKLRVITKDALRTEFPPFDLVVANIPYGISSPLIIKLIYETTPFRSATLLLQKEFARRLLANPGDSEFNRLAVNVKLLADVEFVMDVSKRDFLPPPKVDSSVVIIRPKVNVPDVNLRQWRAFTRTCFNNKNKTLGATFKSKRKVLELLEFNNVSGLVREENDVCLFKEKVVGVLREGGFDDKRPSKLSIEELLHLLGLFNEVGVYFDHHGEVMNEDDIDD